In one window of Ovis aries strain OAR_USU_Benz2616 breed Rambouillet chromosome 3, ARS-UI_Ramb_v3.0, whole genome shotgun sequence DNA:
- the LOC101113221 gene encoding heterogeneous nuclear ribonucleoprotein K, with protein METEQPEETFPNTETNGEFGKRPAEDMEEEQAFKRSRNTDEMVELRILLQSKNAGAVIGKGGKNIKALRTDYNASVSVPDSSGPERILSISADIETIGEILKKIIPTLEEYQHYKGSDFDCELRLLIHQSLAGGIIGVKGAKIKELRENTQTTIKLFQECCPQSTDRVVLIGGKPDRVVECIKIILDLISESPIKGRAQPYDPNFYDETYDYGGFTMMFDDRRGRPVGFPMRGRGGFDRMLPGRGGRPMPPSRRDYDDMSPRRGPPPPPPGRGGRGGSRARNLPLPPPPPPRGGDLMAYDRRGRPGDRYDGMVGFSADETWDSAIDTWSPSEWQMAYEPQGGSGYDYSYAGGRGSYGDLGGPIITTQVTIPKDLAGSIIGKGGQRIKQIRHESGASIKIDEPLEGSEDRIITITGTQDQIQNAQYLLQNSVKQYSGKFF; from the coding sequence atggaaactgaacAGCCAGAGGAAACCTTTCCCAACACCGAAACCAATGGCGAATTTGGTAAACGCCCTGCTGAAGATATGGAAGAGGAACAAGCTTTTAAAAGATCTAGAAACactgatgagatggttgaattaCGCATTCTGCTTCAGAGCAAGAATGCTGGGGCAGTGATtggaaaaggaggcaagaatattaagGCTCTCCGTACAGACTACAATGCCAGTGTTTCAGTCCCAGACAGCAGTGGCCCCGAGCGCATATTGAGTATCAGTGCTGATATTGAAACGATTGGAGAAATTCTGAAGAAAATCATCCCTACCTTGGAAGAGTACCAACACTATAAAGGAAGCGACTTTGACTGCGAGTTGAGACTGTTGATTCATCAGAGTCTGGCAGGAGGAATTATTGGAGTCAAAGGTGCTAAAATCAAAGAACTTCGAGAGAACACTCAGACAACAATCAAGCTTTTCCAGGAATGTTGTCCTCAATCTACTGACAGAGTCGTTCTTATCGGAGGAAAACCTGATAGGGTGGTAGAGTGCATAAAGATCATCCTTGATCTTATATCAGAGTCTCCCATCAAAGGACGCGCTCAGCCTTACGATCCCAATTTTTATGATGAAACCTATGATTATGGTGGTTTTACAATGATGTTTGATGACCGCCGTGGACGTcctgtgggatttcccatgcgGGGAAGAGGTGGTTTTGACAGAATGCTGCCTGGTCGGGGTGGGCGTCCCATGCCTCCCTCCAGAAGAGATTATGATGATATGAGCCCTCGTCGAGGacctcctccaccccctcccgGACGAGGTGGCCGGGGAGGTAGTAGAGCTCGGAATCTTCctcttccaccaccaccaccacctagagGAGGAGATCTAATGGCCTATGACAGAAGAGGAAGACCTGGAGACCGTTATGATGGCATGGTTGGTTTCAGTGCTGATGAAACCTGGGATTCTGCAATAGATACATGGAGCCCATCAGAGTGGCAGATGGCTTATGAACCACAGGGTGGCTCTGGATATGATTATTCCTATGCAGGGGGTCGTGGCTCATATGGTGATCTTGGTGGACCTATTATTACTACACAAGTAACTATTCCCAAAGATTTGGCTGGATCTATTATTGGCAAAGGTGGTCAGCGGATTAAACAAATCCGTCATGAGTCAGGAGCTTCGATCAAAATTGATGAGCCTTTAGAAGGATCCGAAGATCGGATCATTACCATTACAGGAACACAGGACCAGATACAGAATGCACAGTATTTGCTGCAGAACAGTGTGAAGCAGTATTCTGGAAAGTTTTTCTAA